One genomic region from Mytilus trossulus isolate FHL-02 chromosome 9, PNRI_Mtr1.1.1.hap1, whole genome shotgun sequence encodes:
- the LOC134683199 gene encoding uncharacterized protein LOC134683199 produces the protein MSIWITLSIHYIKTVNSNERVVLSMGLSFIALVLLANFTKGQSNNLNDKFIFPMYSDGTEDCDMVIEFNMMSFSRTALYATMTTNYNESYDNILDKTPFVMPMKQYLGFNASKVFTWNVNYTVSAQIHHMYGDVLHIFNSNSLGRNYIGYCDKDYFITIYGTDSDTNVTINSRNNTVIEAHRLAVGNTVTFDPESSDVYQINASGRIGIIYSNVDISKNIVCDQTDDILWEMIPPIEKNGKEFMIRIPDVYSAFLEVLGFEDGLLKLHLPDELSTINLKAFERKLINVSHARDVHMTSSTYVSVFSTLNLKTDTYRTATNVFSVFPAEQFKNCLYVTILNCTNNVCGYLVTENGIGRVNMYNIEWKIIRSFNTSDVGQNRTTASFEISGISDGIYFVQSENSSGHLIFYYLNLSHGRYYQAARLDNMNCDMFASSQTSTFNEETSVSTNTLLEQTSVPNDIVSSTHPIKNFSGAYIENVTVSYSTIIQSQNNTLINQSAQSVPKLGLLFYLTSNTSTQNETTAVEPINNRLIFPFMYEEIPADDNVLNTYLIAVIVSLCTAIFAVIAVISTFLLLEILRRRRQIRNTKIRPFVT, from the exons tAAACTCGAATGAGCGTGTGGTTCTGTCTATGGGACTAAGTTTCATTGCACTGGTCTTGCTTGCAAATTTCACAAAAG gccAGAGCAACAATTTGAATGACAAGTTTATATTTCCCATGTACTCAGATGGCACTGAAGATTGTGATATGGTAATTGAATTCAACATGATGTCTTTCTCGAGAACAGCTTTATACGCTACCATGACAACTAATTACAACGAATCCTACGATAATATCTTAGACAAAACACCATTTGTTATGCCTATGAAACAGTATCTAGGCTTCAATGCTTCAAAAG tttttacATGGAACGTCAATTACACAGTATCGGCACAGATTCACCACATGTACGGTGACGTACTACacatatttaattcaaattcgtTAGGACGGAATTATATAGGTTACTGTgataaagattattttattacaatttatgGAACTGATTCTGACACTAACGTGACTATCAATAGTAGGAATAACACTGTGATTGAAGCTCATAGACTTGCTGTCGGAAATACTGTAACCTTTGATCCGGAATCGTCCGATGTTTATCAGATAAATGCATCGGGTAGAATCGGAATTATTTATAGTAACGTAGATATAAGCAAAAACATTGTCTGTGATCAAACTGACGATATTCTTTGGGAAATGATACCTCCTATTGAGAAGAACGGAAAGGAATTTATGATACGTATACCTGATGTATATAGTGCCTTTTTGGAAGTTTTAG GTTTTGAAGATGGACTATTAAAGTTGCATTTGCCGGATGAACTGTCGACAATTAACTTAAAAGCTTTTGAACGTAAACTAATAAATGTTTCTCATGCACGTGACGTTCACATGACTTCTTCGACATATGTCTCAGTCTTTAGCACTTTGAACCTAAAAACAGACACATATCGTACAGCAACGAATGTTTTCAGTGTTTTCCCAGcagaacaatttaaaaattgtctatATGTAACGATTTTGAATTGCACCAACAACGTTTGTGGTTACCTGGTAACCGAAAATGGCATCGGTCGTGTCAATATGTATAATATCGAATGGAAAATCATTCGATCATTCAATACATCAGATGTAGGTCAAAATAGAACGACTGCCAGTTTTGAAATCAGTGGTATATCAGACGGCATCTATTTTGTGCAATCAGAAAATAGTTCTGGACaccttatattttattatttgaatttgagCCATGGTAGATATTACCAGGCAGCCAGATTAGACAATATGAATTGCGATATGTTTGCATCTTCGCAAACATCTACTTTTAACGAGGAAACTAGCGTTTCGACAAACACCTTATTGGAGCAAACTTCTGTGCCAAATGACATTGTATCTTCAACACATCCTATAAAAAACTTTTCTGGTGCTTATATTGAGAACGTTACCGTTTCTTATTCCACGATTATACAGTCACAAAATAATACACTGATTAACCAATCTGCTCAATCTGTGCCAAAACTTGgattactgttttatttaacGTCAAACACTTCAACTCAAAACGAGACTACTGCAGTGGAACCTATAAACAACCGTTTGATATTCCCATTTATGTACGAGGAGATACCAGCCGATGATAATGTTTTGAACACATATTTGATAGCTGTGATAGTCTCCTTATGCACAGCAATATTTGCAGTCATTGCTGTtatatcaacttttttgttGCTAGAAATCTTACGAAGACGACGACAGATACGCAACACTAAAATTCGACCGTTTGTAACATGA